TCGGGAATGTATGAAGAATCTTCTAAAGTTACTTTCACACCTTGGCCTGTAACAGCGATATCTCCTAAATACATACGATATCGTTCCACCTCTTCAACAAGGTTATAATATAGCTTCTCTTCATCCTTTAACGTATCTTCAATATCTTTTACTTCTTTTTGTTTTTCAATTAACTCCTTTTCTAGCTCCTTATTTTTTTTCTCTTGTTTTATTAAAAGCTCCCTTTCCTCATACTCTTTTTGCCATTGCTCATTTTTCAACTCATCAATTGGTTGCTCCTCTTTCATAGACTGATAAGAAAATGAAACGACAAATCCAAATACAAGAAAAGAAAACGACAATGCCACGAAAGTTCTATTACGTTTCACCGTCACCCTCCTCTTGATTATCAAGATCAATTTCATTTCCTCGATCTAGAGGGGTGTATATCTGGCCTACCTGTAGATCAATAACTCCTGGTTGCAAATAGCCCTTCTCATCCACGATTTGCTGTAGAAATAAAGGATATGCAATCATTTGGGAGGAAAGATCACGGACATAGACTTTCACTTCTATCTGCTCATTCATATATATAGATATAAAGTTCGGGTCTTTATCCGAGAAACTAATTTCAGACATAGAATTACGTACACTTATAGGGGTTTTTATTAATTGACTTGCTAGTTCTTGTAATTGCTCATTACTTGTCCACTTTTGTACGATTGGCCCATTTTTAGTTTGAGATTGTTGTTCACTAAGCAATTGACCATTCTCTAATATCGGCCATTTTTCATTATCTTTTACTACAAATCCTACAACTTGATATTCATCTATTTGGATTTCCACAGTATGGAGAAGTTTTTTTGTAGCGGTCACCTTTTTTATAACCTCAAGTCTACTTATATCATTTTCAATGGTAGCCTCTTTTAAATTCCAAAAACCTGATTGATTAATATGTATATTACTTGTTTCTAGGATCGTTTCCTGATCAATCATATCATTTCCACTTATAATCACTTCCCCAACCTTGCTAAAGGGGGAATTTAAATAAATAATAGCTATCAGAAGTAGAAAGAAAACGGATAAAAAAGCAATAAACCGTCTATTGGCTTTTTGTTTTCGTTGTTGTTTAAGTTTCGGGAGACGATCCTCTAACAAAATTACTTTTTCTTTTTCCAATTTTCACCAATCCTCATTTTAAAGAAACAAATCGGCTGACTCCTATAATTTCCAAGAGCAACCGCCCTGATCCGAGTCAGCCTATTATATAGGTCATTATATCACAAGATAGGTAAAAAAAGGGGAGGATATTCAGGATTTCCTCCTTACAATTTCCACCTCTGTTTCCATGCTAATGTTGTATTTATCCTTAACTACTTGTTTAATGTATTCGATAAGGTCTATTACATCTTTAAATGTTGCATTTCCCGTATTAACGATAAAATTTGCGTGCATTTCAGAAACCATGGCACCACCCATTTTCAATCCTTTTAAACCAGCTTTTTCAATTAATTGACCAGCAAAGTAAGGAAGTGGATTTCTGAATATACTTCCGGCACAAGGTAAATTCCAAGGCTGTGTTTCTTTTCGATAATCCTTGTTCTTTTGCATATCCGACTTAATCTTTGTTACTTCCCCTTTTTCTAATTGGAAAACTGCTTGTATACATATTCCAGGTTTCTTCTGTTGTAGGATCGATGTTCGATACGAAAATTCCATTTCCTCATTGGTTAACCATTCTATTGAGCCATCCTCAAATAAAATTTGAGACTTGACTAAAATATTAGATATATCAGAGCCATGCGCTCCTGCGTTCATATAAACAGCTCCACCTACTGAGCCCGGTATCCCACTGGCAAATTCTAAACCTGAATATCCTTTTCGACTGAGGAGTGTTGACAAAGTAATGATAGAGAAACCACCACCAACTGTAACAATCCCTTCTTCTGAAAGCTTTAAGTGATCAATGCCATTTGAAAGTTTAATCACAACACCCTCTATTCCCAGATCGTCTACTAGTAAATTCGATCCTCTACCAATTACCCTCCACTTAATGTTGTACTTATGTAGTATTTTCATCATAATTGGAAAAGAATCAACATTCACAGGCTCGATAAATAAGTCTGCAGGACCTCCAATTTTCATAGTTGTATGCTGACTCATAGGCTCATTTACTAAAAGGTTGCCTATATTAGCTTCACGAAGTTCATTCAATAATTCTTTCATAATGACCTCCAAATAAAGACAGAGTTTACACTTGCACATTTAAAAACGAGAATATCGACTAACATTGAGTAAAACACCGACAGCCATCAGCATTAATGTTAGAGAAGAGCCGCCATAACTTAAAAAAGGAAGCGTTATACCAGTAACAGGCATTAAACCCGTTACCACTCCTATATTGATCATAACTTGAATAGCAATCATTGCAATAATGCCAACTGCAATAAAGGTTCCATATAAATCTGGAGCTCCGAGGGCAATGCGAATGCCTCTCCAAAGCAATATACTAAACAATAAAATGACAAACGTCCCACCAATAAATCCAAGCTCTTCTGCTAAAATCGCGAAGATAAAATCTGTTTGCGGTTCAGGTAAATAAAAAAACTTTTGTCTACTTTGTCCAAGACCAAGACCAAGTAAACCACCCGGACCGATCGCATAAAGAGATTGAATGATTTGGAATCCGGTATTTAATGGATCCTCCCATGGATCAAGAAATGAGGTAATTCTCTTCATTCGATATGGAGCAGAAATAACCAGACCAATAAACCCAATGATCCCACAAACACCAAGGAACATAAAATGACTTAATCTCGCTCCTGAAACGAAGATCATCGTTACACAAGTTCCTACCATGACCGTTCCTGTCCCTAAATCTGGTTGTAGCATGATCATAGCAAATGCTAAGAATACAAAAGACAAAGCTGGGGTTAAACCTTTTTTAAAAGACGTTATTTTCTTTTGATTCTCAGATAAATATTTTGCTAAAAAGGCAATCATCGCCAGCTTCATAAATTCAGAAGGTTGAATTGAAAAAGCACCAACTCCGATCCAACTTCTCGAACCGTTCCTTTCCATCCCGATTCCAGGGATTAAAACAAGAATAAGTAATAAAAAACAGACTAAAATAAGGGCGGTTGACCAAGATCTCCATGTCCAATAATCAACATTCATGATGAAGAACATAGCAATTACCCCTACGCTCGCAAATAAAAGTTGCCTTTTAAAGAAATAAAAGCTATCGTCAAAATTAAAGTCAGCCCAAACTGCACTAGCACTGTACACCATGATAAGACCAACAGTTAATAATAATAAT
This portion of the Bacillus carboniphilus genome encodes:
- a CDS encoding DUF881 domain-containing protein encodes the protein MKLILIIKRRVTVKRNRTFVALSFSFLVFGFVVSFSYQSMKEEQPIDELKNEQWQKEYEERELLIKQEKKNKELEKELIEKQKEVKDIEDTLKDEEKLYYNLVEEVERYRMYLGDIAVTGQGVKVTLEDSSYIPEGDNVNNYIVHEGHIFQVINELIISGANAVSVNGQRIVHDSYLFCNGPVVTIDGNQYSAPFTISAIGDVETLDAALEISGGVVDQLTYDNIAVKVEQVKEVHMNPVENRN
- a CDS encoding cell division protein FtsQ/DivIB; amino-acid sequence: MEKEKVILLEDRLPKLKQQRKQKANRRFIAFLSVFFLLLIAIIYLNSPFSKVGEVIISGNDMIDQETILETSNIHINQSGFWNLKEATIENDISRLEVIKKVTATKKLLHTVEIQIDEYQVVGFVVKDNEKWPILENGQLLSEQQSQTKNGPIVQKWTSNEQLQELASQLIKTPISVRNSMSEISFSDKDPNFISIYMNEQIEVKVYVRDLSSQMIAYPLFLQQIVDEKGYLQPGVIDLQVGQIYTPLDRGNEIDLDNQEEGDGET
- the murB gene encoding UDP-N-acetylmuramate dehydrogenase, which translates into the protein MKELLNELREANIGNLLVNEPMSQHTTMKIGGPADLFIEPVNVDSFPIMMKILHKYNIKWRVIGRGSNLLVDDLGIEGVVIKLSNGIDHLKLSEEGIVTVGGGFSIITLSTLLSRKGYSGLEFASGIPGSVGGAVYMNAGAHGSDISNILVKSQILFEDGSIEWLTNEEMEFSYRTSILQQKKPGICIQAVFQLEKGEVTKIKSDMQKNKDYRKETQPWNLPCAGSIFRNPLPYFAGQLIEKAGLKGLKMGGAMVSEMHANFIVNTGNATFKDVIDLIEYIKQVVKDKYNISMETEVEIVRRKS
- the spoVE gene encoding stage V sporulation protein E, with the translated sequence MNIKKSTPDFLLIIITLLLLTVGLIMVYSASAVWADFNFDDSFYFFKRQLLFASVGVIAMFFIMNVDYWTWRSWSTALILVCFLLLILVLIPGIGMERNGSRSWIGVGAFSIQPSEFMKLAMIAFLAKYLSENQKKITSFKKGLTPALSFVFLAFAMIMLQPDLGTGTVMVGTCVTMIFVSGARLSHFMFLGVCGIIGFIGLVISAPYRMKRITSFLDPWEDPLNTGFQIIQSLYAIGPGGLLGLGLGQSRQKFFYLPEPQTDFIFAILAEELGFIGGTFVILLFSILLWRGIRIALGAPDLYGTFIAVGIIAMIAIQVMINIGVVTGLMPVTGITLPFLSYGGSSLTLMLMAVGVLLNVSRYSRF